One genomic segment of Coraliomargarita parva includes these proteins:
- a CDS encoding response regulator: MSKPIHTACIIDDDDTFVFLTKRMILIKKLCERVLIYANGRVALDELTHNLYDRDELPDLILLDINMPEMDGWEFLDAFSKIKHDLAKPITIYLITSSVDEADLKRARQYGDVSQYIVKPVDLKSLAELFHVNLEEPAPRGD, encoded by the coding sequence ATGTCGAAACCCATCCATACCGCCTGTATCATCGACGACGACGATACCTTTGTTTTCCTGACGAAGCGCATGATCCTGATCAAGAAGCTTTGCGAACGTGTCTTGATCTACGCCAATGGACGTGTCGCCCTCGATGAACTCACACATAATCTCTATGACCGGGATGAGCTGCCCGACCTGATCCTTCTGGACATTAACATGCCCGAGATGGATGGCTGGGAGTTCCTCGACGCCTTTTCCAAGATCAAGCACGACCTCGCCAAGCCGATCACGATCTACCTGATCACCTCCTCGGTCGACGAAGCCGATCTCAAGCGTGCCCGGCAATACGGCGATGTCAGTCAGTATATCGTTAAGCCTGTGGACTTGAAGTCATTAGCGGAACTCTTCCATGTCAATCTCGAGGAACCCGCCCCGCGCGGGGATTGA
- a CDS encoding sensor histidine kinase — translation MFPGWPHRSIYCLLFVFSGLILIGPVSLQAADGWVLGQLLDAPLHVWPHILADLVTWLAYTSIPVMILIALRRQRSQIPHPFLWVMFSLFILTCGITHLLDVIVYWWPAYRLLGLFKVLTALISAATAIALLPMLPRLFHLKTPKEVDEAIQGTANRLEEARQKELSEREFITQTVVEASGVGYWDWRPMAEACFYSASFKAMFGYSDDEWPNDTKFWERVIVAEDVPVIEQALAAHFGSHGERPFDVRVRYRHKAGHVVHVISRGKVIQWGEGDEAVRMVGCHINVTPLVEVEQQLRNRNEQLELVAQGISPGIWDWNREEGKDWWSPRFYELLGYADRECGCGSEVFLHQLLHPDDLERTKAALQAHFYEQAPYKLDIRMRCKDGKYRWFETSGQAKCDESGEPVRMVGSLIDINARKQLERRNEESIAILSGQNDRLLNFAHIVSHNLRSNTGNMMALLEMYAIEDEDTRQQIMEHFSKSAKQLFETVDHLSEVVKIQTDINRKRVLLQFDEIMDKVLSSLRGELEAAQAHVEMDFSAAPQINYVPSYLESICLNLTSNALKYRDPGRILHLVIRTRMEEGCTVLEFEDNGRGLDLARYGKKLFGLYKTFHNNADARGVGLFLVKNQVQALGGSISVASTPGKGSKFTITF, via the coding sequence ATGTTTCCCGGTTGGCCACATAGGTCGATTTATTGCCTCTTATTCGTCTTTTCTGGTCTCATCCTCATCGGCCCGGTATCGCTTCAGGCGGCGGATGGATGGGTGCTGGGGCAGTTGCTGGATGCTCCGCTGCATGTCTGGCCACATATTCTGGCGGACCTTGTGACATGGTTGGCCTATACCTCGATCCCGGTCATGATCCTGATCGCCTTGAGGCGTCAGCGCAGTCAGATCCCGCATCCCTTCCTTTGGGTCATGTTCAGCCTCTTTATCCTGACCTGCGGGATCACGCACCTGCTGGACGTGATCGTATACTGGTGGCCGGCCTATCGCTTGCTCGGGCTGTTCAAGGTTCTCACGGCCCTGATTTCGGCGGCGACGGCCATCGCCTTGCTGCCCATGCTTCCGCGCCTGTTTCACCTCAAGACGCCGAAGGAAGTCGATGAGGCGATACAAGGCACCGCCAATCGTCTCGAAGAGGCACGGCAGAAGGAACTGAGTGAGCGTGAATTTATCACCCAGACCGTGGTGGAGGCTTCGGGGGTTGGCTACTGGGACTGGAGGCCCATGGCCGAGGCCTGTTTCTACAGCGCTTCGTTCAAGGCCATGTTTGGCTACTCGGATGATGAGTGGCCCAATGATACGAAATTCTGGGAACGCGTCATCGTTGCGGAAGACGTTCCCGTGATTGAACAAGCCTTGGCCGCTCATTTCGGGAGTCATGGAGAACGGCCCTTCGACGTGCGAGTGCGTTACCGGCACAAGGCCGGGCATGTCGTGCATGTCATTTCGCGAGGAAAGGTCATTCAGTGGGGAGAGGGCGACGAAGCGGTCCGGATGGTCGGCTGTCATATCAATGTGACGCCTCTGGTGGAAGTGGAGCAGCAGTTGCGCAACCGGAATGAGCAATTGGAGCTGGTGGCCCAAGGGATCAGTCCCGGGATTTGGGATTGGAACCGGGAGGAGGGGAAGGATTGGTGGTCGCCTCGCTTTTACGAGCTTCTGGGCTATGCCGACAGGGAGTGCGGCTGCGGTTCGGAGGTCTTTCTTCATCAGCTGCTGCACCCCGACGATCTGGAGCGGACGAAGGCCGCCCTGCAGGCGCACTTCTACGAACAGGCGCCCTACAAGCTCGATATCCGGATGCGTTGCAAGGATGGGAAGTACCGCTGGTTTGAAACCTCCGGACAGGCGAAATGCGACGAATCGGGCGAACCGGTTCGGATGGTCGGCTCATTGATCGATATCAATGCACGCAAGCAACTGGAGCGACGCAATGAAGAGTCAATCGCCATCCTGTCCGGGCAGAACGACCGCTTGCTCAATTTTGCCCACATTGTGTCCCATAACCTGCGTTCCAATACCGGCAATATGATGGCCTTGCTCGAAATGTATGCGATTGAGGACGAGGACACGCGCCAGCAAATCATGGAGCACTTCTCGAAGAGCGCCAAGCAGCTCTTTGAGACCGTCGACCACTTGAGCGAGGTGGTGAAGATCCAGACGGATATCAACCGGAAGCGGGTCCTGCTGCAGTTCGACGAGATCATGGACAAGGTCCTGTCATCCCTGCGTGGAGAACTGGAGGCCGCCCAAGCCCATGTGGAGATGGATTTCAGTGCCGCGCCGCAGATCAATTACGTGCCGTCCTATCTGGAGAGTATCTGCCTGAATCTAACCAGCAACGCACTGAAATACCGGGACCCGGGACGGATTTTGCATCTGGTCATTCGCACACGCATGGAGGAGGGGTGTACCGTGCTCGAGTTCGAGGACAATGGCAGGGGCCTCGACTTGGCGCGCTATGGCAAAAAGCTCTTTGGCCTCTACAAGACCTTTCACAATAACGCGGATGCCCGCGGCGTCGGCCTTTTCCTCGTGAAAAACCAGGTGCAGGCCTTGGGAGGCTCGATTTCGGTTGCGAGCACGCCGGGCAAGGGATCAAAATTTACCATTACCTTCTAA
- the gpmI gene encoding 2,3-bisphosphoglycerate-independent phosphoglycerate mutase — MTDSIKPVVLIIRDGWGENHNSKEDAFNAVKLANTPCADKLTAEWPRTEIMACGLAVGLPEGIMGNSEVGHQNIGAGRVVDQEIVRINKGIETGSVKDSPALQEALANVKSKGSALHFMGLVSDAGVHSMLDHLYGLLRIAKEEGIEKVYLHAFTDGRDTGPFSGKGFLEQAEAQMAEIGVGQVASLSGRYWAMDRDNRWDRVQRAYDCLTGRKVERTAVSAAEGIQAQYDAPETEGTKGDEFCPPTAIAGADGSPVATVQSGDSVIFFNFRGDRPRELTRAFIQDEFDGFDRGEKLDIYFATMTEYQKGLCPNIIFRKPPKMDDILGGYVADKGIAQFRCAETEKFPHVTFFFNDYREEPFPGEDRELIPSRKDCATYDEKPEMSAYGIRDASVKAIESGKYGLVVINFANPDMVGHTGVVEACVKACEIVDGCVADLLSAIDKMGGKALITADHGNSDQLWNFESNGPHTAHTLNPVEVVVYGEGCQDFKLAESGCLGDVAPTLLQLMGMEQPAAMTGKSLIV; from the coding sequence ATGACAGATTCGATCAAACCAGTGGTCCTTATCATCCGTGATGGTTGGGGCGAAAATCACAATTCGAAGGAAGATGCCTTCAATGCCGTGAAATTGGCGAATACGCCCTGTGCGGACAAGCTGACTGCGGAATGGCCGCGCACGGAAATCATGGCCTGTGGCCTGGCAGTCGGTCTGCCGGAAGGTATCATGGGCAACAGTGAAGTGGGGCACCAGAACATCGGCGCCGGCCGTGTGGTGGACCAGGAGATCGTCCGCATCAACAAGGGCATCGAGACCGGTTCGGTCAAGGACAGCCCGGCGCTGCAGGAAGCACTGGCAAATGTGAAGTCCAAAGGCTCCGCTCTACACTTCATGGGTCTGGTTTCCGATGCCGGGGTCCACTCGATGTTGGACCACCTCTACGGCTTGCTCCGCATCGCCAAGGAAGAGGGGATTGAAAAGGTTTACCTGCATGCCTTTACCGATGGCCGCGATACGGGGCCGTTTTCCGGCAAGGGCTTTCTCGAGCAGGCGGAGGCCCAGATGGCCGAGATCGGGGTGGGGCAGGTCGCCTCGCTTTCCGGTCGCTACTGGGCGATGGACCGCGATAACCGCTGGGATCGCGTCCAGCGCGCCTACGACTGTCTGACGGGCCGCAAGGTGGAGCGGACGGCTGTTTCGGCTGCAGAGGGCATACAGGCCCAATATGACGCCCCGGAGACCGAAGGAACCAAGGGCGATGAATTCTGCCCTCCGACCGCGATTGCCGGTGCGGACGGTTCGCCGGTGGCCACCGTGCAAAGTGGCGATTCCGTCATTTTCTTCAATTTCCGTGGCGACCGCCCGCGCGAGCTGACTCGTGCCTTTATCCAGGACGAGTTCGACGGCTTCGACCGTGGCGAGAAACTGGACATCTACTTCGCCACCATGACGGAGTACCAAAAGGGGCTGTGCCCGAATATCATCTTCCGCAAGCCGCCGAAGATGGATGATATTTTGGGAGGCTATGTCGCCGACAAGGGGATCGCTCAGTTCCGCTGCGCGGAGACCGAAAAGTTCCCGCACGTGACTTTCTTCTTCAACGACTATCGTGAAGAACCCTTCCCGGGTGAAGACCGCGAACTGATTCCCAGCCGCAAGGATTGTGCGACCTACGACGAAAAGCCTGAGATGTCGGCCTACGGCATTCGTGACGCGTCGGTCAAGGCGATCGAATCGGGCAAATATGGCCTGGTGGTCATTAACTTCGCGAACCCCGACATGGTGGGACACACCGGTGTGGTGGAGGCCTGTGTCAAGGCCTGCGAGATTGTCGACGGTTGTGTGGCCGATCTGCTGTCGGCAATCGATAAGATGGGCGGCAAGGCACTGATTACCGCGGACCACGGCAACTCCGACCAGCTCTGGAACTTCGAGTCGAACGGGCCGCACACGGCTCACACGCTCAATCCGGTCGAGGTTGTGGTCTACGGCGAAGGGTGCCAGGACTTCAAGCTGGCTGAGTCCGGCTGCCTCGGCGATGTCGCTCCCACGCTCCTTCAGCTTATGGGCATGGAGCAACCGGCTGCGATGACTGGCAAGAGCCTGATTGTCTAA
- a CDS encoding calcium/sodium antiporter, producing the protein MTLGIFILDFSSFPIWALVFALLLGLAGLTFGGDWLTKGAAAISVNLKINPVVVGLTVVSIATSMPEMFTSLLAARGSPGLALGNIMGSNIANIGLILGLTALILPLRVQLRLIHREMPILLLVSALFTVFATGGYARWEGLVLLGIAAAYLFFVVRWARQESADIQEEFFEAEDEIQRLSVPVAVVLVLLGALLLALGAKLLVGSSVEIASRLGASETLVGLTIVAIGTSLPELAASIAAVRAGHTDICAGNIVGSNLFNILLIGGATATFFPFPVNPAMLLVEFPSMLLLTVLLLLVFKTGHIVTRREGAFLLFLYLMVLSLSALSQEGLLF; encoded by the coding sequence ATGACGCTTGGTATTTTTATTCTCGATTTCAGTAGCTTTCCCATTTGGGCACTCGTGTTTGCTCTGCTTTTGGGCCTTGCCGGCCTGACTTTCGGGGGGGACTGGTTGACCAAAGGCGCTGCTGCGATCTCGGTCAATCTCAAGATCAACCCCGTGGTGGTCGGATTGACGGTGGTGTCGATCGCGACCTCGATGCCGGAAATGTTTACCTCGCTACTGGCGGCGCGGGGAAGTCCCGGTCTGGCCTTGGGGAATATCATGGGCAGCAATATTGCCAATATCGGGCTGATCCTTGGCCTGACGGCCCTGATTCTGCCGTTGCGGGTGCAATTGCGCCTGATTCACCGGGAAATGCCGATTTTGTTGCTGGTGAGCGCCTTATTCACCGTTTTTGCGACCGGCGGCTACGCGCGCTGGGAGGGGCTCGTTCTTCTCGGAATCGCCGCTGCCTACCTGTTTTTTGTCGTGCGCTGGGCCCGGCAGGAGTCGGCCGATATTCAGGAGGAATTTTTCGAGGCGGAGGATGAGATTCAGCGGCTCTCGGTGCCGGTTGCCGTCGTTCTCGTCCTCTTGGGGGCCTTGTTGCTTGCGCTCGGGGCCAAACTCTTGGTCGGCAGCAGCGTGGAGATTGCCTCGCGTCTGGGGGCGAGCGAGACCCTGGTTGGTTTGACGATTGTGGCGATCGGGACCAGCCTGCCTGAGCTGGCTGCCTCGATTGCCGCGGTGCGGGCCGGACATACCGATATCTGTGCCGGTAACATTGTGGGCTCGAATCTCTTCAACATCTTACTCATCGGTGGGGCGACGGCGACTTTTTTCCCGTTTCCAGTGAATCCGGCCATGCTTCTGGTCGAGTTCCCTTCCATGCTCTTGCTGACAGTTCTCCTACTACTCGTCTTTAAAACCGGACATATTGTGACGCGTCGGGAGGGAGCTTTCTTGCTTTTCCTCTATCTCATGGTTCTTTCGCTTTCCGCGCTCTCACAGGAGGGCCTGCTCTTTTAG
- the ileS gene encoding isoleucine--tRNA ligase produces the protein MAQDLKNTLNLPQTNFPMRGNLVEREPQRMEHWNRLGLYEKIQAKNSEGPSFILHDGPPFTNGDLHLGHALNKTLKDTILRYKWMQGYKAPYIPGWDSHGLPIEHKVSRELQDAGRTDYTALEVREACAKFADKYRRLQTEQFQRLGVLGDWDHEYWTIHPEYEAAELETFARFVEQGLVYRSKKPVYWSIPCATALAEAEIEYRDHKSISIFVKLKLSAETRAKLCLEDENSSILIWTTTPWTLPANLAVAVHPNIEYSAIQSNKGTLVVATPLLESVVKECELEGVETIVTFLGSKLEGMEARHPFIDRASPILMADYVTTESGTGCVHTAPGHGLEDYITGINNGLEVYCPLDDSGKYVDDGQVPAELVGLSVLESEHGKPSEANLAVLKIIAGNGSLIAKKTIQHSYPHCWRSKTPVVFRAMDQWFIALDKGGDRQRALDCLNDVNFIPSWGENRIRAAVENRPDWCISRQRTWGVPIPAFYDEDGNAYIDADVIRGIADKVAENGTNIWFERSAADLLDGIVLPAGWPEAGKLKCGTDTLDVWIDSGSSHRAVLQKRANLSWPADLYLEGSDQHRGWFQSSLWTSVIADKAAPFRNLLTHGFIVKEDGTKLSKSDGAARPLTDWIKGYGADIIRLWICSQDYRGDVPVSDKIVKNVANSYRSIRNTLRFQIGNLHDFNPSTDAVALADLNALDKWALNELAQLVRNVTSAFDAYEFHRAFKDFIDPFCANTLSATYHDILKDRLYTRAPNDPLRRSSQTAIHIIFNTFVRLIAPLLPYTADEAWSYACNDSDFCDQPISLEEWPTVDAAWDQPEVAADIKALRRFLSESLNDELEALRQEKVIGQSLDAKAVISGPASDPELARLLQYAEDLPELFILSEVSVRIDDSATELSIEVAHADGVRCPRSWRWVPELVETSEWGPVSPRCKEALEQLANSTN, from the coding sequence ATGGCGCAAGACCTCAAAAACACGCTCAATCTTCCGCAGACAAACTTCCCAATGCGTGGGAATCTGGTCGAGCGGGAGCCACAACGGATGGAGCATTGGAACCGGCTCGGCCTTTACGAGAAGATCCAGGCGAAAAACAGCGAGGGCCCGAGCTTCATTTTACACGATGGCCCCCCCTTCACCAACGGGGACTTGCACTTGGGGCACGCGCTCAATAAGACCCTGAAGGACACGATCTTACGTTACAAGTGGATGCAGGGGTACAAGGCGCCCTACATCCCCGGATGGGACAGCCACGGTCTGCCCATCGAACACAAGGTTTCACGCGAACTGCAGGATGCCGGACGGACCGACTACACCGCGCTGGAAGTGCGCGAAGCCTGTGCCAAGTTTGCCGACAAGTACCGCCGCCTGCAAACCGAGCAATTTCAGCGCCTCGGCGTGCTGGGCGACTGGGACCATGAATACTGGACCATCCATCCGGAATATGAGGCCGCCGAACTGGAAACTTTTGCCCGTTTCGTCGAGCAAGGCCTGGTCTACCGCTCGAAAAAGCCGGTTTACTGGTCCATCCCCTGCGCCACCGCGCTGGCCGAAGCGGAGATCGAATACCGCGACCACAAGAGCATCTCAATCTTCGTCAAGCTAAAGCTCAGCGCGGAAACACGTGCCAAACTTTGCCTGGAAGACGAAAACAGCTCGATCCTGATCTGGACCACCACGCCCTGGACCCTACCGGCCAATCTGGCGGTCGCGGTGCACCCGAACATTGAGTACAGCGCGATCCAGAGCAACAAGGGCACACTGGTCGTGGCCACCCCGCTACTGGAATCCGTGGTCAAGGAGTGTGAGCTCGAAGGCGTCGAGACCATCGTGACCTTCCTCGGCTCCAAGCTCGAAGGGATGGAAGCACGCCACCCCTTTATCGACCGCGCCTCGCCCATCCTCATGGCTGATTATGTCACCACCGAGAGCGGCACCGGCTGTGTGCATACGGCTCCGGGACACGGTCTGGAAGACTACATCACCGGGATCAACAACGGACTGGAAGTCTACTGCCCGCTCGACGACTCGGGCAAGTATGTGGACGATGGCCAGGTTCCGGCCGAACTGGTCGGCCTTTCCGTCCTCGAAAGCGAGCACGGGAAGCCTTCGGAAGCCAATCTTGCGGTCCTCAAGATCATCGCCGGCAACGGCTCCCTGATCGCCAAGAAAACCATTCAGCACAGCTACCCGCACTGCTGGCGCTCCAAGACCCCCGTGGTCTTCCGCGCGATGGACCAGTGGTTCATCGCCCTGGACAAAGGCGGCGACCGCCAGCGTGCACTCGATTGCTTGAATGACGTCAATTTCATCCCCTCCTGGGGCGAGAACCGTATCCGTGCCGCGGTGGAGAACCGCCCGGACTGGTGCATCAGCCGCCAGCGTACCTGGGGCGTCCCCATCCCCGCATTCTACGACGAAGACGGCAATGCCTACATCGACGCGGATGTCATCCGCGGCATCGCGGACAAGGTGGCCGAGAACGGCACCAACATCTGGTTTGAACGCTCGGCCGCAGACTTGCTGGACGGCATCGTCCTGCCTGCGGGCTGGCCCGAGGCCGGCAAGCTGAAGTGCGGCACCGACACCCTCGACGTCTGGATCGACTCCGGCAGTTCCCACCGCGCAGTCCTGCAAAAGCGTGCGAACCTGAGCTGGCCCGCCGACCTCTATCTCGAAGGCTCCGACCAGCATCGCGGCTGGTTCCAAAGCTCGCTCTGGACCTCCGTGATCGCGGACAAGGCGGCCCCCTTCCGCAACCTCCTGACCCATGGCTTCATCGTCAAGGAAGACGGCACCAAGCTCTCCAAGAGCGACGGCGCGGCCCGCCCCTTGACCGATTGGATCAAGGGCTACGGTGCGGACATCATCCGCCTCTGGATCTGCTCGCAGGACTATCGCGGCGACGTTCCCGTCTCCGACAAAATCGTGAAGAATGTGGCCAACAGCTACCGCAGCATCCGCAACACCCTGCGCTTCCAGATCGGCAACCTCCACGACTTCAACCCGTCAACCGACGCAGTCGCCCTCGCCGACCTGAATGCGCTCGACAAGTGGGCCCTCAATGAGCTGGCCCAGCTCGTCCGCAATGTCACCTCGGCCTTCGACGCCTACGAGTTCCATCGTGCTTTCAAGGACTTCATTGACCCGTTCTGCGCCAACACCCTGTCGGCGACCTATCACGACATCCTGAAGGACCGCCTCTACACCCGGGCACCGAACGATCCGCTTCGCCGTTCCTCCCAGACCGCGATTCACATCATTTTCAACACCTTCGTGCGCCTCATCGCGCCGCTGCTGCCCTACACGGCAGACGAGGCATGGAGCTACGCCTGTAACGACAGTGACTTCTGCGACCAGCCGATCTCCCTGGAAGAATGGCCCACCGTGGATGCGGCATGGGACCAGCCCGAGGTGGCCGCCGACATCAAGGCCCTGCGCCGCTTCCTCTCCGAGTCGCTCAATGACGAATTGGAAGCCCTGCGCCAGGAAAAAGTCATCGGCCAGAGCCTGGACGCGAAAGCAGTCATCAGCGGCCCCGCTTCAGACCCCGAACTGGCCCGTTTACTGCAGTACGCCGAAGATCTTCCGGAACTCTTTATCCTATCTGAAGTCAGCGTACGCATCGACGACTCGGCAACCGAACTGTCGATCGAAGTTGCTCATGCTGATGGAGTGCGCTGCCCCCGCAGTTGGCGCTGGGTCCCCGAACTGGTGGAAACCAGTGAATGGGGCCCCGTTTCGCCCCGCTGCAAAGAAGCACTCGAACAACTCGCGAATTCTACAAACTAA
- a CDS encoding TraR/DksA C4-type zinc finger protein, whose amino-acid sequence MPKKTTQNTAAKETIKKKTAAKNTETKKSVTEEAPAKKARSTVKKSSVARSNGIGDKKATPIVFSLDDVEALVASRSRPEDKTEEKAPAAGSTPVARKKTVEVEDAPTEKRVLGAASLADILGFNPAAKKEETKLDEEDIPKKWKKFYNLLIELRQHVSDELDLHTADTLKHSSRDDSGDLSGYSNHQADAGTDTFDRDFALSLVSSEQDALNEIEEAILRIKNGSYGICEVTGEPIGKERLAAVPFARFSVEGQAEYEKNKRRKTERSSAGLFGDGTDSPKIASDDDDE is encoded by the coding sequence ATGCCCAAGAAGACCACCCAGAACACTGCTGCCAAGGAGACTATCAAAAAGAAGACTGCCGCCAAGAACACCGAAACCAAGAAATCGGTGACGGAAGAGGCTCCGGCCAAGAAGGCCAGATCAACGGTCAAGAAATCTTCCGTGGCTCGCAGCAATGGCATCGGCGACAAAAAGGCCACCCCCATCGTTTTCTCTCTCGATGACGTAGAGGCACTGGTTGCCTCGCGGAGCCGCCCGGAAGACAAGACCGAGGAAAAGGCCCCTGCCGCCGGCAGCACACCGGTCGCCCGCAAGAAAACCGTCGAAGTTGAGGACGCACCGACCGAAAAACGTGTGTTGGGTGCCGCGTCCCTCGCGGACATCCTCGGCTTCAATCCTGCAGCCAAGAAGGAAGAAACCAAGCTGGACGAAGAAGACATTCCGAAGAAGTGGAAAAAGTTCTACAACCTGCTGATCGAACTGCGCCAGCATGTGAGCGATGAGCTCGACCTGCACACAGCCGACACCCTGAAGCATTCCTCCCGTGATGATTCCGGCGATCTGTCCGGCTATAGCAACCATCAGGCTGATGCCGGGACCGACACCTTTGACCGTGATTTCGCACTGAGCCTCGTCTCTTCCGAACAGGATGCCCTGAACGAGATCGAAGAAGCGATTCTTCGGATCAAGAACGGCAGCTATGGTATTTGCGAAGTGACCGGTGAACCGATCGGGAAGGAACGCCTTGCAGCCGTTCCCTTCGCACGATTCTCCGTTGAAGGCCAGGCCGAGTACGAGAAGAACAAGCGTCGCAAGACGGAGCGCTCCTCTGCGGGACTCTTCGGTGACGGCACTGATTCTCCGAAAATCGCATCGGATGACGACGACGAATAA
- the lspA gene encoding signal peptidase II: MPNQSQLANKLLAYSRLYIVAFLVFILDQGTKAWIFKNLPLDSYFYPDSIQVIDGFFYIVHIGNEGAAWGMLSGYGGLLAAFAVVAIFAIYKLRHSLELKRPVMQIAFGLLIGGVLGNLVDRLIHGHVIDFLDFHLPFSIPRILENGRWPAFNIADCGIVIGVFTYVILSFFQKDGHGPEDGKSRISEESYPSR, from the coding sequence ATGCCGAATCAAAGCCAACTCGCGAACAAGCTCCTTGCTTATTCCCGCCTCTACATCGTCGCCTTTCTGGTCTTCATACTGGATCAGGGAACCAAGGCTTGGATCTTCAAGAATCTCCCCTTGGACAGCTACTTTTACCCGGACTCGATTCAGGTAATCGACGGTTTTTTCTACATTGTGCACATCGGTAACGAAGGTGCCGCTTGGGGCATGTTATCCGGCTACGGTGGCTTGCTGGCCGCATTTGCGGTCGTTGCAATCTTTGCCATTTACAAACTCCGCCACAGTCTGGAGCTAAAACGCCCGGTCATGCAGATCGCCTTCGGACTACTGATTGGAGGTGTGCTGGGCAACCTCGTGGACCGCCTGATCCATGGACATGTCATCGATTTCCTCGACTTTCACCTCCCCTTCAGCATCCCCCGAATATTGGAAAACGGACGTTGGCCCGCGTTTAATATAGCCGACTGCGGGATCGTTATCGGTGTCTTCACCTACGTCATCCTGAGCTTCTTTCAAAAGGACGGCCATGGTCCTGAAGACGGGAAAAGCCGGATCAGCGAGGAAAGCTACCCCTCACGTTAG
- a CDS encoding arsenate reductase family protein, translating into MLRVYTYQKCGTCRKATRWLDEHGLQYEEFPIRETPPSVDELKTMLEYQGGELRKLFNTAGGDYRELNMKEVLPGMSDTEAFDLLSQRGNLVKRPFLLGAGTGLVGFKESEWETLL; encoded by the coding sequence ATGCTTCGGGTTTACACCTATCAAAAATGCGGCACTTGCCGGAAGGCCACGCGTTGGCTGGATGAACACGGACTCCAGTACGAGGAGTTTCCAATCCGTGAGACGCCGCCTTCGGTGGACGAACTCAAGACGATGTTGGAATACCAGGGTGGCGAACTGCGCAAGTTGTTCAACACCGCCGGAGGTGACTACCGTGAGCTGAACATGAAGGAGGTACTGCCCGGGATGTCGGACACGGAGGCCTTCGACTTGCTCAGTCAGCGGGGCAACTTGGTAAAGCGCCCCTTCCTGCTAGGTGCCGGCACCGGCCTGGTCGGATTCAAGGAGAGCGAATGGGAGACCCTGCTCTAA